In Exiguobacterium sibiricum 7-3, a genomic segment contains:
- a CDS encoding DUF4188 domain-containing protein — translation MKRVIATPNEDVVVFIIGLRINRLRSVRKWWPTVQVMTPMIKECYEQQVGLLSHEMLVGWRSVTLIQYWRSSDALIAYSHGNRHLTAWKKFNQLSRASNAVGIFHETFEISNYETMYVNLPTRGLAKAVGESTIQKHQEQAKDRLAERKPVSTRE, via the coding sequence ATGAAACGCGTGATCGCAACACCAAATGAAGACGTCGTAGTATTCATCATCGGCTTACGGATCAACCGTCTGCGATCGGTCCGGAAATGGTGGCCGACCGTTCAGGTGATGACACCGATGATCAAGGAATGTTATGAGCAGCAGGTTGGTTTGTTGTCGCATGAGATGCTCGTCGGATGGCGGTCGGTCACGTTGATTCAATATTGGCGATCTTCGGACGCCTTGATTGCCTACTCGCACGGTAACCGCCATCTGACCGCCTGGAAAAAATTTAATCAGTTGTCACGGGCAAGTAACGCCGTCGGGATTTTCCATGAGACGTTTGAAATCAGCAACTACGAGACGATGTATGTTAATCTGCCGACACGGGGACTGGCAAAAGCGGTCGGAGAAAGTACGATTCAGAAACATCAGGAACAGGCGAAGGACCGGCTGGCCGAACGGAAACCGGTGTCGACACGTGAATAA
- a CDS encoding DUF1272 domain-containing protein: protein MQATNCTRCAETFEDGQETYHCSHNCTFCKECTETMNSICQNCGETLVRVEQ, encoded by the coding sequence ATGCAGGCAACAAATTGCACCCGCTGTGCGGAGACATTTGAAGACGGTCAGGAAACGTATCACTGTTCGCACAACTGTACATTCTGCAAAGAGTGTACCGAGACGATGAATTCGATTTGTCAAAATTGCGGAGAAACATTAGTCCGGGTAGAACAGTAA
- a CDS encoding PadR family transcriptional regulator — MTRYAILGLLASGCTSGYEMKHTIDTSLNHFWKISFGQVYPMLKTLAQEGLIVEETGEGDDRKTFVLTPDGEVELGRWVQEPTIELPVQRNELLLKLYFARHESKETTIKKIHQHAALLRERLDTYQMIEQSILTYKEADDAMYWLLTLDYGKRKTQALLEWCEASVQTLEGGKSS, encoded by the coding sequence ATGACACGATATGCAATTTTAGGATTGCTGGCAAGCGGCTGTACGTCCGGCTACGAAATGAAGCATACGATTGATACGAGTCTCAATCACTTTTGGAAGATCAGCTTCGGTCAGGTCTATCCGATGCTGAAAACGTTGGCGCAGGAAGGGTTGATCGTCGAAGAGACCGGAGAAGGGGATGACCGGAAGACGTTTGTTCTGACACCGGACGGCGAGGTGGAACTCGGACGCTGGGTCCAGGAGCCGACGATTGAACTGCCGGTGCAGCGGAACGAATTGTTGCTGAAACTCTATTTTGCCCGGCATGAGTCAAAAGAAACGACGATTAAGAAGATTCATCAGCATGCCGCTCTGCTCCGGGAACGATTGGACACATACCAGATGATTGAACAATCGATTCTGACCTATAAAGAAGCGGATGATGCCATGTATTGGCTGCTGACGCTTGATTACGGAAAACGCAAGACACAGGCACTGCTGGAATGGTGTGAAGCGTCCGTTCAGACACTCGAAGGAGGAAAATCATCATGA
- a CDS encoding methyl-accepting chemotaxis protein, with translation MTTPQLTNTTLASPDILEALTDNVAMIRFDTQRRVVDVNNLFAKTMKYKRDEMIGMHHHLFCTTEFANSEAYQKLWNKLLAGFSSADKIERIDARGDSIWLEATYMPIYEANQVIGVVKIASDITDRQETIQEYATSFAGIATNLDDRSTQGKQESRQLKQTIEKMADDAKENLRTLANLQEQSSEITKITGTIKEIAAQTNLLSLNASIEAARAGEHGSGFNVVATEVRNLSKLVELAVVNVRNTTEQMNKELERIQQGISRANADASSSVSVMEETLQRFETVSESAHELNETAKKFTTVI, from the coding sequence ATGACGACACCCCAACTAACAAACACGACCCTCGCTTCTCCTGATATTTTGGAAGCCCTGACCGACAATGTCGCAATGATCCGTTTTGATACGCAACGCCGGGTCGTTGACGTCAACAATTTGTTCGCAAAGACGATGAAATACAAACGTGACGAAATGATTGGCATGCACCACCATTTATTCTGTACGACGGAATTTGCGAATAGCGAAGCCTATCAAAAATTATGGAACAAACTACTGGCCGGTTTCAGCTCGGCTGATAAAATCGAACGGATTGATGCCCGCGGCGACTCGATATGGCTTGAAGCAACTTATATGCCGATTTACGAAGCAAACCAAGTCATCGGCGTCGTCAAAATCGCTTCTGATATAACGGACCGGCAAGAAACAATCCAAGAATATGCGACGTCCTTTGCCGGCATCGCAACTAATCTTGATGACCGATCAACGCAAGGCAAACAGGAGAGCCGTCAACTGAAACAAACGATCGAGAAGATGGCGGACGACGCCAAAGAAAATTTACGGACACTAGCGAATCTGCAGGAACAGTCTTCCGAGATTACAAAAATCACCGGAACAATCAAAGAGATTGCGGCGCAGACGAACTTACTGTCGCTGAATGCCTCGATTGAAGCAGCACGCGCCGGTGAGCACGGAAGCGGCTTTAACGTCGTCGCGACGGAAGTCCGCAATCTCTCGAAACTCGTTGAACTCGCTGTCGTCAATGTCCGCAACACAACGGAACAGATGAACAAGGAACTGGAACGGATTCAACAGGGGATCTCGCGGGCAAACGCCGATGCCTCGTCTAGTGTCTCCGTTATGGAAGAGACGTTACAACGGTTCGAGACCGTCAGCGAGTCGGCGCATGAACTAAATGAAACGGCAAAGAAATTTACGACAGTCATTTAA
- a CDS encoding aminoglycoside phosphotransferase APH(3') — protein MNVSIKQRIEQKVGLIHSIHPVAEQGGTAIVYHMKTLDGTFILKQASLPRYREWLAQEATVMQTFKSQQHITIPTYIDYIEDEQQDYLLMSYIAGETLTTVLADASELQRLALIRSFGRFLRQFHMSENISTHSSQDWLDKQLLQADHYIKQGWTSGSHELLNALSTKQPEPVSATRIHGDCTTDNLLVRDNAIVAFIDVAGMTVGDPRYDEALATRSFRYDDKMLDSFYSGYGYSPISEETFHYFDDGLYEFY, from the coding sequence ATGAACGTTTCTATCAAACAACGAATCGAACAAAAAGTCGGTTTGATCCATTCTATTCATCCCGTTGCCGAGCAGGGGGGAACAGCCATCGTCTACCACATGAAAACGTTAGACGGCACCTTTATCCTCAAACAGGCAAGCTTACCCCGATACCGCGAGTGGTTGGCGCAGGAAGCGACAGTGATGCAGACGTTCAAGTCACAACAACATATCACTATCCCGACTTATATTGATTATATTGAAGACGAGCAACAGGATTATTTACTGATGTCCTACATAGCAGGTGAGACGTTGACAACGGTACTGGCGGATGCTTCCGAGTTGCAACGATTGGCATTGATCCGTTCATTCGGACGGTTCCTCAGACAGTTTCATATGAGCGAGAATATCTCTACCCATTCTTCACAAGACTGGCTGGACAAACAGCTGCTTCAAGCCGATCACTACATTAAACAGGGATGGACAAGTGGTTCACACGAGTTGCTTAACGCATTATCCACCAAGCAGCCGGAACCTGTTTCGGCGACGCGGATACACGGAGATTGTACGACGGACAATCTATTGGTCCGAGATAACGCAATCGTTGCGTTTATTGATGTAGCCGGAATGACGGTCGGCGATCCCCGCTACGATGAAGCTTTGGCGACACGGTCTTTTCGGTATGATGACAAGATGCTCGATTCCTTCTACTCCGGATATGGATATTCACCAATTTCAGAAGAAACATTCCACTATTTTGATGACGGATTATACGAATTTTACTGA
- a CDS encoding PadR family transcriptional regulator, translated as MTESTYYVLLSLTTPKHGYAMMQQIEQLTDGRVRMGPGTMYGVLKNLLEKGWIEIVEEAGRQKIYGLTTNGYEVCFAERARLLQVIQHADDLLKGATDEKIQNLPK; from the coding sequence TTGACCGAGAGTACATATTATGTTTTGCTTTCGTTGACGACACCAAAACACGGGTACGCGATGATGCAGCAAATTGAACAATTAACGGACGGTCGTGTCCGGATGGGACCAGGCACGATGTATGGGGTCTTAAAGAATCTACTTGAAAAAGGCTGGATTGAAATTGTCGAAGAAGCTGGTCGCCAGAAAATTTATGGTTTGACAACAAATGGCTATGAAGTATGTTTTGCAGAACGAGCCCGTCTATTGCAAGTAATACAGCATGCTGATGACTTACTTAAAGGAGCAACTGATGAAAAAATTCAAAATTTACCTAAATGA
- a CDS encoding right-handed parallel beta-helix repeat-containing protein: protein MKKRFILLLSLGLFGCSATWNQEPAESTAAKKVLYVAPTGKDTNVGSIKQPLKTLKRASQLAKAGTTIYLRKGTYTEALTVRYSGTKQAPVVFRNYQQEKVVLSGKTLKQKDGDTALIRIENRQYVTIQGLVVADIETTRTNETPIGIFVTGTGRNIQLIDNQVRRIKTNAKDGNAHGIAIYGTGRLKQITVRGNRVEDNRLGASEALVLNGNINGFSVTDNTVRRNDNIGIDLIGYEGVATNPAEDYARNGTIAGNHVSDSSSYGNPVYGKEYNAAGIYVDGGKQLTIENNTVERNDIGIEVTSEHAGKYAENVTVRGNLVQQNRFTGISIGGYDKKRGGTKQIRITGNQVTANDTKGLEGGQLLVQHDVRDNRIDHNTFTTGPDNLFVAHFFNTSSGNQFEQNTYRLAKGTAKRWIWQDREYRTESAFERAVIR from the coding sequence ATGAAAAAACGTTTTATTCTCTTATTGTCGCTCGGACTGTTTGGCTGTTCGGCGACTTGGAATCAAGAACCGGCGGAGTCGACAGCTGCCAAAAAAGTTCTGTATGTCGCTCCGACCGGCAAGGATACAAATGTCGGTTCAATCAAACAACCGCTGAAAACGCTGAAACGAGCCAGTCAGCTTGCGAAAGCCGGAACGACGATATACCTACGCAAAGGAACGTACACGGAAGCATTGACTGTCCGTTACAGCGGGACGAAACAGGCACCGGTCGTCTTCAGGAATTATCAACAGGAGAAAGTGGTGTTAAGTGGTAAAACGCTGAAGCAAAAAGACGGGGACACGGCGCTCATCCGGATCGAAAATCGACAGTACGTGACGATTCAGGGACTGGTAGTCGCCGACATCGAGACGACACGAACCAACGAAACACCAATCGGGATTTTTGTTACCGGAACCGGACGGAACATTCAATTGATCGACAATCAGGTCCGTCGGATCAAGACGAATGCCAAAGACGGCAATGCCCACGGGATTGCAATTTACGGCACTGGTCGCTTGAAGCAGATCACCGTCCGGGGCAACCGGGTCGAAGACAACCGGCTCGGGGCCAGTGAAGCTTTGGTTCTGAACGGCAATATCAACGGTTTCTCCGTCACGGACAACACTGTACGACGGAACGATAACATCGGGATCGACTTGATCGGATATGAAGGCGTCGCAACGAATCCGGCCGAGGATTATGCGCGGAACGGGACGATTGCCGGCAATCACGTCTCCGACAGTTCAAGTTACGGCAATCCGGTCTACGGCAAAGAGTACAATGCAGCCGGTATTTATGTCGACGGTGGAAAGCAGCTGACAATCGAAAACAATACCGTCGAGCGGAATGATATCGGCATCGAAGTGACGAGTGAACATGCGGGGAAGTATGCGGAAAACGTCACGGTCCGCGGCAATCTCGTCCAACAAAACCGGTTTACCGGCATTTCGATCGGCGGCTACGACAAGAAGCGCGGTGGAACGAAACAGATCCGGATTACAGGGAATCAAGTCACCGCCAATGATACGAAAGGGCTCGAAGGGGGACAGCTGCTGGTCCAGCACGATGTCCGCGATAACCGGATCGACCATAATACGTTTACAACGGGTCCGGATAATCTGTTTGTCGCCCACTTTTTCAACACAAGCTCCGGTAATCAGTTTGAACAGAACACCTATCGCTTGGCGAAAGGAACAGCGAAGCGTTGGATTTGGCAGGATCGAGAATACCGCACTGAGTCTGCTTTTGAGCGGGCAGTCATACGATGA
- a CDS encoding DUF2812 domain-containing protein: protein MKKFKIYLNDEIEERWVNEMSRQGWQLTKFSPFVYTFEREDTVYTYRNEMITQRPNRSEYFAFLEETGVEIVHANPFWAYYRKAGTEESFELFTDTVSTRTYLQKKLQTYWITLLFLLISMLSLFLIPNIGQEMTHPVTASVMIGFAVLEVLLIVAIFSIIYRTKKHLRSL, encoded by the coding sequence ATGAAAAAATTCAAAATTTACCTAAATGATGAAATAGAAGAACGCTGGGTCAATGAGATGAGTCGTCAAGGCTGGCAACTGACGAAGTTTTCCCCGTTCGTCTACACGTTTGAACGGGAGGATACGGTCTATACGTACCGGAATGAAATGATTACTCAACGGCCAAACCGTTCTGAGTACTTCGCTTTTTTAGAAGAAACAGGTGTCGAAATCGTTCATGCCAATCCTTTTTGGGCATACTACCGGAAAGCTGGTACCGAAGAATCCTTTGAATTGTTTACGGATACAGTCTCGACACGAACTTACTTACAAAAAAAACTTCAAACGTATTGGATCACCCTACTGTTTTTACTGATCTCGATGCTGTCCTTGTTTTTAATCCCAAATATCGGACAAGAGATGACACATCCTGTGACTGCTTCGGTGATGATCGGATTTGCCGTCCTTGAAGTTCTGTTGATTGTAGCGATTTTCTCGATCATCTACCGGACTAAAAAGCATCTACGGTCGCTCTAA
- a CDS encoding SDR family NAD(P)-dependent oxidoreductase: MNRLAEKIMLITGAGSGMGEATALMAAREGAVVVATDINEEAVRAVVKQILLEGGQAYALHHDVSSRESWQDVIDMIEREFNRLDVLVNNAGIALSTPFLEQDETDWSRIFNINVNSVLLGMQQAIRLMQETGGSIVNIASISAISGMAGAGGYTASKGTIDAVTRAAAVDYGKYNIRVNAVYPGYIETKMSAPSMTAYKDYFEQVIPLGHVGQAEEVAHAVLFLATDEASHISGIGLPVDGGVTAR, from the coding sequence ATGAATCGATTAGCAGAAAAAATCATGTTAATTACCGGTGCTGGGAGTGGCATGGGTGAAGCAACCGCATTAATGGCGGCGCGTGAAGGTGCCGTCGTCGTCGCGACCGACATCAATGAGGAGGCCGTCCGTGCTGTCGTCAAACAGATCTTGCTTGAAGGGGGTCAAGCATATGCCTTACACCACGACGTCTCTTCCCGTGAAAGTTGGCAAGACGTCATCGACATGATTGAGCGGGAGTTTAATCGACTGGATGTGTTGGTCAACAATGCAGGCATTGCACTCAGTACCCCGTTTTTAGAGCAGGATGAAACCGACTGGTCCCGGATTTTCAACATCAACGTCAACAGTGTCCTGCTCGGGATGCAACAAGCGATTCGGTTGATGCAGGAGACAGGGGGTTCAATCGTCAACATTGCCTCGATTTCTGCAATCAGTGGAATGGCGGGAGCCGGCGGGTATACGGCGTCTAAAGGCACGATCGATGCGGTGACGCGGGCGGCGGCTGTCGATTACGGCAAGTACAACATTCGGGTCAATGCCGTCTATCCGGGGTACATCGAGACGAAGATGAGTGCCCCGTCGATGACAGCATATAAAGACTATTTTGAACAGGTAATTCCGCTTGGTCATGTCGGTCAGGCCGAAGAAGTCGCGCACGCCGTCCTCTTCCTTGCGACAGATGAAGCGAGCCATATCTCCGGAATCGGCCTTCCGGTGGACGGTGGTGTCACAGCCAGATAA
- a CDS encoding MFS transporter, protein MQATESGLHQPLLKNRSFRALWLASTCSFLALSTYLFAEQWYILRVLKLDAYLGLVLMLTLLPRIFLMVMGGVIADRFKKSIILRYSSLLRLTFVLLLLSVYHFELLTIVPLAVFAFTFGCIDAFFSPASASLLPLLVSKEDLTRANSILQTSNQMALFSGPLLGGVLLTFSSFHFIFLTIALFLLLASLGTFFIREHPVDNPTRTSAWLELVQGFHYVFADPYLKRILFLLIIINFFFFGPLLMGIPLLVDRVLLGQALDLSYLQGAYQLGMLLGAAWIGFKNLINQSFRLLLSLIGLLGAGLGLLGQIGHVWQGVLLLLIMGGISSIINVLILTTIQTTTRPQMMGRVMSLVNASSNGLVPLSYAALSLSLSFDVRLEQILLLCGCGIVFVVCFAFNRIR, encoded by the coding sequence ATGCAGGCGACTGAATCGGGACTCCATCAACCGCTGTTAAAGAACCGTTCGTTTCGAGCACTTTGGCTCGCCAGTACCTGTTCCTTTCTCGCCCTATCCACTTACCTGTTTGCCGAGCAGTGGTATATCCTCCGCGTCTTGAAACTCGATGCGTATTTAGGTCTCGTCTTGATGCTGACGTTGTTGCCGCGGATTTTTTTGATGGTAATGGGAGGCGTGATTGCCGATCGGTTCAAGAAATCGATTATTTTACGATATTCCAGTCTGCTACGGCTCACTTTTGTGTTGTTATTGCTGTCCGTCTATCACTTCGAGCTGTTGACGATCGTCCCACTCGCTGTATTTGCTTTTACATTCGGTTGCATCGATGCGTTTTTCTCCCCTGCCAGTGCGTCCCTGTTGCCCCTTCTCGTTTCGAAAGAAGATCTGACGCGGGCCAACTCAATTCTTCAAACCTCCAATCAGATGGCATTGTTCTCCGGCCCGTTGCTCGGAGGCGTACTGCTTACCTTCTCTTCGTTTCACTTCATATTTTTGACGATTGCACTGTTTCTTTTGCTCGCATCGCTCGGTACCTTTTTCATTCGCGAACATCCAGTAGACAATCCGACTCGGACCTCCGCTTGGCTTGAGCTTGTGCAAGGATTTCATTATGTATTTGCCGACCCATACTTGAAACGGATTCTTTTCCTGCTGATTATCATCAACTTCTTCTTTTTTGGTCCTTTGCTGATGGGGATTCCCCTGTTGGTCGACCGGGTTTTATTGGGTCAAGCTCTTGATCTCAGTTATCTCCAAGGTGCGTATCAGCTCGGCATGCTGCTCGGGGCGGCCTGGATCGGCTTCAAAAACTTGATCAACCAGTCGTTTCGCCTGTTGCTGTCGTTGATTGGTTTGCTTGGAGCGGGTCTTGGGTTACTTGGACAAATCGGACACGTCTGGCAAGGCGTTCTGCTATTACTGATAATGGGAGGAATCTCCTCCATCATCAATGTCTTGATTTTGACGACGATTCAAACGACGACACGACCACAGATGATGGGACGGGTCATGAGCCTTGTCAATGCCTCGTCAAACGGTTTGGTTCCATTGTCTTATGCAGCCTTGTCTCTTTCGCTGTCATTTGATGTCCGTCTCGAACAGATTCTCTTGTTATGCGGCTGCGGTATCGTTTTTGTGGTGTGTTTTGCCTTCAATCGGATTCGGTGA
- a CDS encoding SRPBCC domain-containing protein, with translation MNQAQEIQIQTVIQRPVAEVWTYWTEPEHIKAWNAASDDWHTTEATNDVQAGGRFSSHMAAKDGSVGFDFSGVYLEVILYEKLAYTIDDGRHVTILFTANGDETEVVETFEAESMNPPEMQQAGWQAILDRFKAYAEQH, from the coding sequence ATGAACCAAGCTCAAGAAATTCAGATCCAGACCGTAATCCAACGTCCGGTCGCCGAAGTCTGGACGTATTGGACGGAACCGGAACACATCAAAGCATGGAATGCGGCATCTGATGATTGGCATACGACGGAAGCGACGAATGATGTTCAAGCAGGCGGTCGTTTTTCCAGTCACATGGCGGCAAAGGATGGAAGTGTCGGCTTTGATTTTTCCGGCGTCTATCTAGAGGTCATTCTCTATGAAAAGTTAGCGTATACGATTGACGACGGACGCCACGTGACGATTCTGTTTACGGCGAATGGTGATGAAACGGAAGTTGTTGAAACGTTTGAAGCGGAGTCGATGAACCCTCCGGAAATGCAACAGGCTGGGTGGCAGGCCATCCTTGACCGCTTCAAGGCATACGCGGAACAACACTGA
- a CDS encoding PspC domain-containing protein, with protein sequence MAQSLRRSATDRSIQGVCGGLAEHFGISSLAVRLIFIVIPLPINLIIYMILANAMADAPRTL encoded by the coding sequence TTGGCACAATCACTACGCAGATCAGCAACAGACCGCTCGATCCAGGGGGTATGCGGCGGACTCGCGGAACACTTCGGTATTTCGTCATTGGCCGTCCGGCTGATTTTCATTGTCATTCCGCTTCCGATTAATTTAATCATTTACATGATTCTCGCTAACGCGATGGCGGATGCACCAAGAACGTTGTAA
- a CDS encoding VOC family protein, protein MILGLYEAHLPVRDLQRSIAFYTGLGLKLDHIVDEKIAFLWIVEEQSWLGLWQTDQVELPYHPSIRHIAFHVSLDGLRESVHWLTERGYTPRKAFGFEGTEPFVMPIAQHAHAKIHFNDPDGNSLEFITKLDNPLGAQDYMYLSEWERLLNEQGYALK, encoded by the coding sequence ATGATTCTTGGCCTATATGAAGCACATCTGCCCGTCCGCGACTTACAGCGGTCCATCGCGTTTTATACGGGACTCGGATTGAAGCTTGATCACATCGTGGATGAAAAAATCGCCTTTCTTTGGATTGTTGAAGAGCAAAGCTGGCTTGGTCTTTGGCAGACGGATCAAGTCGAACTGCCGTATCATCCGTCGATCCGTCATATCGCCTTTCACGTCTCGCTCGACGGCTTGCGTGAGTCGGTCCATTGGCTGACGGAGCGTGGTTATACGCCGCGTAAAGCGTTTGGTTTTGAAGGAACGGAACCTTTCGTTATGCCGATTGCCCAGCATGCCCATGCGAAGATTCATTTTAATGATCCGGACGGCAACAGTCTCGAGTTCATCACGAAGCTCGACAATCCGCTCGGCGCACAAGATTACATGTACTTAAGCGAATGGGAACGATTATTGAACGAGCAAGGTTATGCCTTGAAATAA
- a CDS encoding Lrp/AsnC family transcriptional regulator, which translates to MDEIDYAIIQALQADGRMSWTELGKTVGLSTPAVNERVKKLEDRGVIEGYRAVINPVALEKTIMAILMFEDTRCDAFIAFCKSHPDVVECHRLAGTFNFMVKLYTPSVETLETFIDVSMKYGKPSTWIRLSSPVAFKSFMVGDGILI; encoded by the coding sequence ATGGACGAAATTGATTACGCAATTATCCAGGCATTGCAGGCAGACGGGCGGATGTCCTGGACGGAACTCGGTAAAACGGTGGGTCTTTCGACGCCTGCCGTCAACGAGCGGGTAAAGAAACTGGAGGACCGCGGTGTCATCGAAGGGTACCGCGCCGTCATCAATCCCGTTGCGCTTGAAAAAACAATCATGGCGATTTTGATGTTCGAAGACACAAGATGCGACGCGTTTATCGCATTTTGCAAGAGTCATCCGGATGTCGTCGAGTGCCACCGGCTCGCCGGAACGTTTAACTTCATGGTCAAACTGTATACACCATCCGTAGAGACATTAGAAACGTTTATCGATGTCTCGATGAAGTATGGTAAACCGTCGACCTGGATTCGGTTGTCGTCACCCGTCGCGTTTAAGTCGTTTATGGTCGGAGATGGGATTTTAATATGA
- a CDS encoding ArsR/SmtB family transcription factor has product MEQQAILILEQYEQLKVISDPMRTKMLMHLIEQPHTGQQLAQKLDVSRAKILYHLRELEKYQLIQLIEEEIRGGNVLKFYQAVARGFIPADHLLNLVETKQATRQSYVEVLDRAKTRVLTAPDRSFAPRSSDVEDWESLSFQQELRLSPEQFLTFTKRYRELLQEVEHDASTDETDKKLYYVLATAFEIEAALFEEGRDAGD; this is encoded by the coding sequence ATGGAACAGCAGGCGATTTTGATTCTCGAACAGTATGAACAACTCAAAGTCATCAGTGATCCGATGCGGACAAAAATGCTGATGCATCTGATTGAACAGCCACATACCGGTCAGCAATTGGCACAAAAGCTTGATGTCTCCCGGGCAAAGATTTTGTATCATCTGCGGGAACTCGAAAAGTATCAGTTGATTCAACTCATCGAGGAAGAAATCCGAGGCGGAAATGTATTGAAGTTTTATCAAGCCGTCGCCCGTGGATTCATTCCGGCTGATCATCTCCTGAATCTTGTCGAGACGAAACAAGCGACACGCCAGTCTTATGTCGAGGTCCTCGACCGGGCGAAAACACGTGTCTTGACGGCGCCTGACCGTTCGTTTGCCCCGCGCTCCTCTGACGTAGAGGACTGGGAAAGCCTGTCGTTCCAACAAGAACTCCGACTTTCACCTGAGCAATTCTTGACGTTTACGAAACGGTACCGGGAATTGTTGCAGGAAGTCGAACACGATGCATCAACGGATGAGACAGATAAAAAATTATATTACGTCCTGGCGACAGCCTTTGAAATCGAGGCCGCCTTATTTGAGGAGGGACGAGATGCAGGCGACTGA
- a CDS encoding DUF1572 family protein: MTFEEVYLTAIQARFRAVREPAEQALGWLNEEQFHQILAPDTNSVALLIQHMTNNMASRWTDFLTTDGEKPDRNRDAEFVDQGHDKETLLTLWNDGWQLVESTLASLTPDDLERTVLIRGEPHLVVDAIERQLAHYAYHTGQLIFLMKILLGPEFKPLTIPLPHQRH; the protein is encoded by the coding sequence ATGACTTTTGAAGAGGTGTATTTGACGGCAATTCAAGCACGGTTCCGGGCCGTCCGCGAACCGGCGGAGCAGGCACTCGGTTGGCTGAACGAGGAACAGTTTCATCAGATACTGGCACCGGATACGAACAGCGTGGCACTGTTGATCCAGCATATGACGAACAATATGGCATCACGCTGGACCGACTTTTTGACGACAGACGGGGAAAAGCCGGATCGTAACCGGGACGCCGAGTTTGTCGACCAGGGGCATGATAAAGAGACCTTGCTGACACTGTGGAACGACGGCTGGCAACTCGTCGAATCAACGCTTGCTTCCTTGACACCGGACGATCTGGAACGGACCGTTTTGATCCGCGGTGAACCGCATCTCGTCGTCGACGCGATTGAACGGCAGCTCGCGCATTATGCCTATCACACCGGACAGCTGATCTTTTTGATGAAAATACTGCTCGGACCGGAATTCAAACCGTTAACGATTCCCTTGCCGCATCAGCGGCACTGA